Below is a window of Pseudomonas monteilii DNA.
CCTTGGGCGATAGCGTCGAAGTAGTTGGCGCCATGCTGGGTCAACCATTCGACAAATGAGGCCATGTACTGCCCTAGCGGTAATTTCTGATCGATAAGCATGATAGCGAACGTCCACCTGCGAGGATTGAGGTCAACCTGCGCCGTCACGGCGGCGACGCAGGGGCATGCGTGCGGTTACTGCGCCAGCTTGGCTTTCGCGGCTTCCAGCCCCGGTTGGCCATCCACGGTCGTCACCCCGGCCAGCCAGGTGTCGAGCACCTGGGGGTTGGCCTTCAGCCAGGCCTTGGCGGCGGCCTCGGGTTTGACCTTGTCGTCCAGAATGGCGCCCATCAGCGTGCTTTCCATGTCCAGGGTGAACGACAGGTTCTGCAACAGGCGTCCGACGTTGCTGCACTGCTCGACATAGCCCTTGCGGGTATTCGTGAAGACGGTCGCCTTGCCATAGTCGGGGCCGAAGAAATCATCGCCGCCGGAGAGGTACTTGAGCGCGAAGCGCTTGTTCATCGGGTGGGGTTCCCAGCCGAGGAACACGATGTCCTCGCCGCGCTGCTGGGCGCGTGCGACCTGGGACAGCATGCCCGCCTCGCTGGACTGCACCAGCTTGAAGCCGGCGTCCTTCAGGCCAAAGGCGTTCTTGTCGATCATGCTCTGGATCGTGCGGTTGCCGTCGTTGCCCGGCTCGATGCCGTAGAGCTTGCCGCCCAGCTGCTCCTTGAAGCGGACGATGTCGGCGAAGTCCTTCAGGCCCTTGTCGTACAGCGCCTGGGGGACGGCCAGGGTGTACTTGGCGTTTTCCAGGTTGGCGCGCACGGTGTCCACCGTGCCGGCGTCGCGGTAGGGCTTGATGTCGTTTTCCATGGTCGGCATCCAGTTGCCGAGAAAGACGTCCAGGTCCTTGCCGGCCGCCAGGGACTTGTAGGTCACCGGTACCGAGATCATGGTGGTTTTCGTCGTGTAGCCCAGTGCCTGGAGCACCGTGCTGGTCACCGCGGTGGTGGCGGTGATGTCGGTCCAGCCGACATCGGAGAAACGAACGGTCTGGCATTGTTCCGGCTCGGCGGCCGAAGCCATCAAGGCGGTTCCGAGCAATGCGACCGGCAACAGCGAAAGCGGGCCTCTCATGGGGTGGACTCCTGTGTTCTTTTCTTCGGGTGTCCCGGGTCGCCGTGCTTCTGTGGCAGCGGTCGGCCAATGGCTGCCGGGCGGCAGCGGTCGGGGCCGTGCAGTGATGAGTCGCATTCGATCATCCACCAGCCTCGGGCGATCGACTACTGCCAGGGTCGTAACCAGTACAGGGTGGGTCGTATCCAGAGAGGAGGGTGTCGCATATGGAGATTTCCCCGGGGATGGGGGCGGGTTTGCGTCATTAGCCACCCTGAAAGCGCCCTGTGACGCCTTTCGGGGCGGGGCGTAGGCGGACAACATTACGTCGGTTGCAGACCGCGTGCGACCCGGCAAAAGCCCGATGATGCGTGCCTGTGCGGCGGTCCCCTGCCTGAGCCTGTCAGGCCCGCCACCCGCGTCATGTCGCGGGAAGACAAGCCCATCAAGAGGTGATTCGACAATGGCCATCAGCGTGTTCGACCTGTTCAAGATAGGCGTCGGGCCTTCCAGTTCCCATACCGTCGGCCCGATGCGCGCCGCAGCCCTGTTCGTTCAGGGCCTGCGTGAACGTGGCGAGCTGGATCGGGTCGAGCGAGTCGAGGTCCGCCTCTACGGTTCGCTGTCGGCCACCGGCGTCGGCCACGGCACGGACAACGCCACGATCATGGGGCTGATGGGGGAGTGGCCCGACGCCATCGACCCGACCCAGATCGTCCCGCGCATTGCCGACCTGCGCGAAACCAATACCCTGCTGCTGGATAACCGCCGCCCCATCGAGTTCGTCTGGGCGCGCGACATGCAGCTGCTCGACGAGAACCTGCCCTACCACCCCAACGCCATGACGCTGATCGCCGAAGGCCCGGGTGGCAGCACCCTGCACAGCGACACCTACTACTCGGTGGGCGGTGGCTTCGTGGTCGATGCCGCGCAGGCGGCCAGCGGGGTGCTGGACGCCGATACCACCGTGCTGCCCTACGATTTCGACAGCGCCGCGCAACTGCTGCGGCTGTGCGAGGAAAACGACCTGAGCGTGGCGCAATTGATGATGGCCAACGAACGGGTCTGGCGCAGCGAGGCGGAGATCCGTGCAGGCCTGCTCAAGCTCTGGGACGCCATGCAGGAGTGCGTGAACAACGGCCTGAAGTACGAAGGCATCCTGCCCGGTGGGCTCAACGTCCGTCGTCGGGCCGCCAAGCTGCACCGCAGCCTGCAGGAACTGGGCAAGCCGAACGTCATCGGCTCGACCTTGAGTGCCATGGAGTGGGTCAACCTGTTCGCCCTGGCGGTGAACGAGGAAAACGCCGCCGGCGGGCGGATGGTCACGGCGCCGACCAATGGCGCGGCAGGAATCATTCCGGCGGTGCTGCACTACTTCATGCGCTTCAGCAGCGTGGTGGGCGAAGCCGATGTGGTGGACTTCTTCCTGGGCGCGGCCGCCGTGGGCATCCTGTGCAAGAAGAACGCTTCGATCTCGGGCGCCGAAGTGGGCTGCCAGGGCGAAGTGGGTTCGGCCTGCGCCATGGCCGCCGCCGGGCTGGCCCAGGTGCTGGGCGCCACGCCCCGGCAGCTGGAAAACGCTGCCGAAATTGCCCTGGAGCACAACCTGGGGCTGACCTGCGACCCGGTGGGCGGCCTGGTCCAGGTGCCCTGCATCGAGCGCAATGCGATCGCGGCGGTGAAAGCGATCAATGCCGTGCAGATGGCATTGCGCGGGGACGGCGAGCACTTCATCTCGCTCGATCAGGTCATCCGCACCATGCGCGACACCGGGGCCGACATGCACGACAAGTACAAGGAAACCTCGCGCGGCGGCCTGGCCGTCAGCGTCATCGAGTGCTGAGCCGCCTGCACTCTTCTGCACCATGAACCCTTCGGCGTGCCGCGTTGCGGTGCGCCGAAGTGCCCTCTGTCCCCCCTTGTCTGAAGACGACACGATCACCAACGGTGACAGGTAGATTCTGTCGCGTGCAGGTATGTTTCCTGCCAGTGCTACTTAAATGCTCACTGGGGACAAGGAAACGCACTGGCACAAGGGTCGGTGAAGGATTACAGACTCTGTAGAAACCGCCTACAAACTGACTGCATGGTCGTTTTCAGGATTTTTTGGACGACCGTTCAATCTCAGGCACGACATTTGCGTCGTGTTTGGCAAAGCCCCGCAGACGAATCGGGGCCATGACAAGAAACAGTGCCCGCCTGAGGCACACCCTGCATTTGTGTGGAGAACTCGCGATGACGTCGTACACCTCCGGAAGCCAGAACCAGAACCGCACGGCCCCTCAGTCCATCGGCTTCCTGCTGCTGGACAATTTCACGCTCATCTCCCTGGCTTCGGCCGTCGAGCCGCTGCGCATGGCCAACCAACTGTCCGGGCGCGAGCTGTATCGCTGGCACACCCTGACCCTGGATGGCGGACAGGTCTGGGCCAGCGACGGTCTGCAGATCACCCCGGACGCCTCCATGCACAGCGCACCGCCCATGGACACGATCATCGTGTGCGGGGGCGTCGGCATCCAGCGCGCCGTGACCCGCGAGCATGTGAGCTGGCTGCAGACCCAGGCCCGACAGTCGCGTCGGCTGGGCGCGGTCTGTACCGGCAGCTGGGCACTGGCCTGTGCGGGTCTGCTCGATGGGTTTGATTGCAGCGTGCACTGGGAATGTCTGGCCGCGATGCAGGAAGCCTTCCCTCGGGTCAACATGAGCACTCGCCTGTTCACCCTCGACCGCAACCGCTTCACCAGTTCCGGCGGCACCGCGCCCCTGGACATGATGCTGCACCTGATCAGCCGCGACCATGGTCGCGAACTGTCGGCGGCGATCTCCGAGATGTTCGTCTACGAGCGTATTCGTAACGAACAGGATCACCAGCGGGTACCCCTCAAGCACATGCTGGGCACCAACCAGCCGAAGCTGCAGGAGATCGTCGCGCTGATGGAGGCCAACCTGGAAGAGCCGATCGACCTGGACGAGCTGGCGGTGTACGTATCGGTCTCACGCCGACAGCTGGAGCGCCTGTTCCAGAAGTACCTGCACTGCTCGCCGTCGCGCTACTACCTCAAGCTGCGCCTGATCCGCGCGCGGCAGTTGCTCAAGCAGACGCCCATGTCGATCATCGAGGTGGCTTCGGTCTGCGGTTTCGTGTCCACGCCGCACTTCTCCAAGTGCTACCGCGAATACTTCGGCATTCCGCCGCGTGACGAGCGTGTCGGTTCGAACACCACCCAGCAGGTGGCGATGATGCCGATTCCCCAGGCGATGGTGCTGTCGCCGCACAGCGGCCCGATGGCGGCGCTGAGCCAGGCGCGCAACGAGTCGACCTTTGCCAGCGTGAGGCTCTGAGAGGGCGGCGTCTGCATCGCAGGCAAGCCCGCTCCCACAGGCCCGTTACAGCCCGCAGGCACTGCGACGGCTTGTCTACCTCGGCGTGACGACGGGGTGTGGGAGCGGGCTTGCCCGCGATGAGGCCGGTGCAGGCGATGCATCGGCCTCAGAAGGTTGGGAAAGGGGCGAACGCCGCCTGAAAGCCCACGCCTTGGCAGAACATCCACCAAGGCCCGGTCTTGGTATCAGCCGCGGGTCTTGAACTGTGCCAAGGCTGGCAACAGTTGCTTGTCGATCGCCTGGCGTACCGCCGGCAGAATCGTCGCGCTGCCGGTGTACATGGCCTCGACCACATCCTTGAGCGCTCGGGCGTTGGCGTCCGTCAGCCCGCGCACCACCGTCTCGCAGGCCTGTTCGGCACTGGCGCCGGCCGGAATGTCGAACCCGCGCGAACGCAGGTGGCCTGCCAAATCGTCCTGGTCAATCAAATCCGCATGCATCATGGCTGTGTTCCTCTTCGATCGCTGAGCGTGTGCTGCTGTTGTTTGCGACCGATTCTGTGGTCACAGCGACAGCCTCGCAACCTTGGCGTACGCACATGGCCGCTTTGGCTAAGAACAGGTCGTTTCCGGCTAAACCAGGCGCTCGGCAAGTGGCCACACTGCATGCATCGACCGCACCGAAGGGCTTGGTCACCCTCGTTCGTGCATCGTGGACAGTGCTCGCGCTTGGCCCCGGACGCTCACGGCTGTCCGGGGCCATTTTTTATGCGGTGTGTCGTTTGCCCGAAGGGGCGAGTGCGAGAAGCGGACTGGTCTGGCAGCTAGGGCTGCAGAATCGATTGCAGGTATTCGGAGCGGTCGTCGCTGTGCTGGGCCATGCAGTTGTTCCAGGCGGCCTGATAGGCCTGACTGTCCGCTTGCAGAGTGCCTGTTTCGGCCTCGCAATCGGCCTTGCGCACCTGGTACCACAGGGTATTGGCCGCGTTCAGACGAGTCGTCAGCGTTTCGGCCTGGGCCTGCGGGTATTGTTCGGTGACACGCTGCAAAAGCTCCTCGAACGCTGCCTTGAGTTCACGCTCTGCAGTCTGCTGATTGAACGCCGCGCACGCATAGGCCTGTTGGTCGTTCTCGACCGTATCGCAGGGCGTGCTCTCGTCCTGCGCGGCATGGGCGTTCAGTAAACAGCACATCAGGGCCAGGCCCGCCATACGTCTCATTCGTTACGCTCCAGGTCACCGGGGAAAGGGCGCGATTTTCGCGCAACACCCCGAGGGTTGAACAGCAGGGGGCGGCGGTTTTCATCGAAACGCTTGCCGCCTTGTCGGCCTGCACACGGCAAGCGTGTCGTTACATCATGCCCTGTCGGTCTTGGGCGTGGGGTGCTGGGCCGGCTCCAGCAGGTCCTGTGGCTCGGGAACGTCCGGCAGGTCCGGCAGGTCCTGGCCATGCTCGATCGGGCTGATGTACTGGCTCACCTTGTCGCCGAGCGCCTTGCTCACCTTGCCTCGGATGGCATCGTAACCTGGCCCCAGCTCGAACTGCCCACAGCGCAGTTTGAACACCGAGCCTTCGGGCAAGGGGTCGAACACGTCAGCCGACGCCTTGAATACCTTGCCCAAGGCCGGGGTTTCGACGGTCAGTGCGAAGGTCTGGATACTGGAGGCGTCCGTCACCTGAACCAGTTCGAACCAAAGGTCTTTCGGCGGCCGAATGCCACGGGGCTTGTAGATCGACGTGTGGAAAATGGACAGGGCTGGCGCGTTGACCGGACGGCGCAAGCTGCGCAGCAGGTACAGCAGCGACTCCTTCGTATGGGTCGACATGGCAGCGGCGTCGACCAGCTCGGAAAGCGTGGTGCTTTGCTCTTCGAGCTTCAGCGTATGGATCGTGTAGCCCTTGCGTACCCACTGAGTGCGCGCCAAGGCCGACGTGTAGTGATGATGCCAATCGCTCAAGGTGGTGAAAGAGGCCTTGTCGGCCATCAGCTGCGCCAGCAGGCTGGATTGCAGGATATCGACTTTCAACGTATCGGCGACGGAGTCTGGGAACGCGACGATCTGCGCGGCATTGACATAGCATTGAGCAAAATCCGACATGGGATGTGTCCTCCGGTAGGGTGCGCCGCGCGGCGGCGCACCTGTGATCTCACAGTTCGATGCCGGCAAAGAAATCTTCGGCGCCCTTGTTGAGCTTGTCTTCGATCTGGTTGCGAATCTTGCTGTAGTGGTGGATGTTCAGCTCGATTTGCGTGGCCGCGCGGTAGATCGTCACGTCGCTCTTGTTGAAGCGGAAGAACAGCACCTTGCGTTGCCTGACGTGCTTCTTGAAGTCGATGCAGGTCATGACCATGGCCGGCACGCCCGAGCGGGTTTCCGTGCAGGGCAGCGTCTGGAACGTGGCGTAGGTTTCGGAGGCGCTATTGTTTTCCAGGATGTTCAAGGCTTTTTCGTTGCCTTCCAGGGCGCCGAACGCCCGGCGCGCCATGTCAACGAAGGCCAATTGCCCCTGGCTGGCCGCCTGGATGATCTCCAGCGCGATATCGTCCATGGAGAAGGTGCGTGCTTTCGGGGAGTACAGCTGGCGTGCGTAGTTTCGGGTGTTCCAGCCGGCGTACCTGAGCACTTCGAAATAGGCGTCGAACCATTTGCCGAGGTGGGTCTCCTTGTTGGCCTTCTTGTTGGCCACCTGTTGGGCGAGCGACACGCAGTTCATGACGTCCTTGGCATTCTGCTCGGACAGGCGATCAGTCAGGCCGAGCACGGCATCGCCGACCACCGCGCCATTGTCCTGGCCAGGGACGATCAGGTCGCCGGGTTTGGAGGTGAGCGCCGACGTCTGGGACGTCAGGGCCATGCGGCGCGGCATGGGCGCCAGCTCGATTTGCGAGAAGAATTCGATGGCTTCGGATTGCAACATGTCAGGTCTCCTGATGAATGGGCCGCATCGGTGCGGCGTGATCCAGCATGCAGGGGGCGCGTTCGACGTCGCAGAGGGAGGGGTTTCAGCGCGAGCCAGACGTTCGGCGATGCCCCGAATCGGCGATTGACGCTTTCGGCAAACCCCCTGTCGTTTTTGCATCCTGTTCGTCGGTCGCGCAGGCATATGCTGGCCTCCAAAGCGCCCATGCACTCGCGGCGCGACCAAGATCGATAAGAAGGGGACAGCCTGATGAGCCCAGCCGAATTGCACGCCGACAGCATCGTCATCGACGGTCTGATCATCGCCAAGTGGAACCGTGAACTGTTCGAAGACATGCGCAAGGGCGGCCTGACCGCCGCCAACTGCACGGTGTCGGTGTGGGAAGGGTTCAAGGCGACCGTGGACAACATCGCCGCCAGCCAGAAGCTGATCCGCGAGAACAGTGACCTGGTGATGCCCGTGCGCACCACCGCCGACATCCGCAAGGCCAAGGAACAGGGCAAGACCGGCATCCTCTTCGGTTTCCAGAACGCCCATGCCTTCGAAGACCAGATCGCCTACGTGGAGATCTTCAAGCAGCTGGGCGTGGGCATCGTGCAGATGTGCTACAACACCCAGAACCTGGTTGGCACCGGCTGCTACGAGCGTGACGGCGGCCTATCGGGCTTCGGTCGCGAGATCGTCGCCGAGATGAACCGCGTCGGCATCATGTGCGACCTGTCCCACGTCGGTTCCAAGACCTCCGAGGAAGTCATCCTCGAGTCGAAGAAGCCGGTCTGCTATTCCCACTGCCTGCCCCTGGGCCTGAAGGATCACCCGCGCAACAAGTCCGACGAAGAGCTGAAGTTCATCGCCGATCATGGCGGTTTCGTCGGCGTGACCATGTTCGCGCCGTTCCTGGCCAAGGGCATCGATTCGACCATCGACGATTACGCCGAAGCCATCGAGTACGTGATGAACATCGTGGGTGAAGACGCCATCGGCATCGGCACCGACTTCACCCAGGGCCATGGCAAGGACTTCTTCGAATACCTGACCCACGACAAGGGCTACGCCCGCCGCCTGACCAACTTCGGCAAGATCATCAACCCGCTGGGTATCCGTACCGTCGGCGAGTTCCCCAACCTTACCGAGACCCTGCTCAAACGCGGTCACTCGGAGCGGGTG
It encodes the following:
- a CDS encoding glycine/betaine ABC transporter substrate-binding protein, which gives rise to MRGPLSLLPVALLGTALMASAAEPEQCQTVRFSDVGWTDITATTAVTSTVLQALGYTTKTTMISVPVTYKSLAAGKDLDVFLGNWMPTMENDIKPYRDAGTVDTVRANLENAKYTLAVPQALYDKGLKDFADIVRFKEQLGGKLYGIEPGNDGNRTIQSMIDKNAFGLKDAGFKLVQSSEAGMLSQVARAQQRGEDIVFLGWEPHPMNKRFALKYLSGGDDFFGPDYGKATVFTNTRKGYVEQCSNVGRLLQNLSFTLDMESTLMGAILDDKVKPEAAAKAWLKANPQVLDTWLAGVTTVDGQPGLEAAKAKLAQ
- a CDS encoding serine dehydratase translates to MAISVFDLFKIGVGPSSSHTVGPMRAAALFVQGLRERGELDRVERVEVRLYGSLSATGVGHGTDNATIMGLMGEWPDAIDPTQIVPRIADLRETNTLLLDNRRPIEFVWARDMQLLDENLPYHPNAMTLIAEGPGGSTLHSDTYYSVGGGFVVDAAQAASGVLDADTTVLPYDFDSAAQLLRLCEENDLSVAQLMMANERVWRSEAEIRAGLLKLWDAMQECVNNGLKYEGILPGGLNVRRRAAKLHRSLQELGKPNVIGSTLSAMEWVNLFALAVNEENAAGGRMVTAPTNGAAGIIPAVLHYFMRFSSVVGEADVVDFFLGAAAVGILCKKNASISGAEVGCQGEVGSACAMAAAGLAQVLGATPRQLENAAEIALEHNLGLTCDPVGGLVQVPCIERNAIAAVKAINAVQMALRGDGEHFISLDQVIRTMRDTGADMHDKYKETSRGGLAVSVIEC
- a CDS encoding peptidase M19, yielding MSPAELHADSIVIDGLIIAKWNRELFEDMRKGGLTAANCTVSVWEGFKATVDNIAASQKLIRENSDLVMPVRTTADIRKAKEQGKTGILFGFQNAHAFEDQIAYVEIFKQLGVGIVQMCYNTQNLVGTGCYERDGGLSGFGREIVAEMNRVGIMCDLSHVGSKTSEEVILESKKPVCYSHCLPLGLKDHPRNKSDEELKFIADHGGFVGVTMFAPFLAKGIDSTIDDYAEAIEYVMNIVGEDAIGIGTDFTQGHGKDFFEYLTHDKGYARRLTNFGKIINPLGIRTVGEFPNLTETLLKRGHSERVVRKIMGENWVNVLRDVWGE
- a CDS encoding AraC family transcriptional regulator — encoded protein: MTSYTSGSQNQNRTAPQSIGFLLLDNFTLISLASAVEPLRMANQLSGRELYRWHTLTLDGGQVWASDGLQITPDASMHSAPPMDTIIVCGGVGIQRAVTREHVSWLQTQARQSRRLGAVCTGSWALACAGLLDGFDCSVHWECLAAMQEAFPRVNMSTRLFTLDRNRFTSSGGTAPLDMMLHLISRDHGRELSAAISEMFVYERIRNEQDHQRVPLKHMLGTNQPKLQEIVALMEANLEEPIDLDELAVYVSVSRRQLERLFQKYLHCSPSRYYLKLRLIRARQLLKQTPMSIIEVASVCGFVSTPHFSKCYREYFGIPPRDERVGSNTTQQVAMMPIPQAMVLSPHSGPMAALSQARNESTFASVRL